One stretch of Rhea pennata isolate bPtePen1 chromosome 23, bPtePen1.pri, whole genome shotgun sequence DNA includes these proteins:
- the LOC134150225 gene encoding RH-like protein isoform X3 — MVIFGLGFFMAFLKRYGFSSTGFNLLIIALGVQWSVLMEGLLVSLFQTTKEDDLKSITKATMSMTAVVISSAAVLGKANPIQLIVMTVVEIVAFFLSRWINKMYLEIEDSVSMMHVHLFGAYFGLAVSFFFSEPSPEKNRSTPKSDLMSMLGTLFLWLFWPSFNSVLAEKNKNTIIYNTYFALAVSAVTAFALSVLTTKDGKLRMTHFRSATLAGGITIGYVAHNIQYPWIAMILGLLASVITIIGSHCFQRCFNPILKIYDAPGVLYTFGLPAVFGALAHVILFIIKNWTDLPSHGHLILTDIGTFCLTISMALMSGFITGPILNLKFLKTTPVSKYCDDQFYWEFPHLAVGF, encoded by the exons ATGGTGATTTTTGGACTCGGCTTTTTCATGGCGTTTCTGAAAAGATACGGGTTTAGCAGCACTGGATTCAATCTCCTAATCATTGCACTTGGTGTCCAATGGTCTGTGCTGATGGAAGGTTTATTAGTTTCCTTGTTCCAAACAACAAAGGAAGATGATCTGAAAAG CATAACAAAAGCTACTATGAGTATGACTGCTGTGGTCATCTCCTCTGCAGCTGTTCTCGGGAAGGCTAATCCTATCCAGCTGATTGTGATGACAGTTGTGGAGATAGTGGCTTTCTTTTTGAGCAGATGGATCAACAAGATGTACCTGGAG ATTGAAGACAGTGTCAGCATGATGCATGTTCACCTGTTCGGAGCCTACTTTGGTCTAGCAgtctccttcttcttctctgAGCCCTCACCTGAGAAGAATAGGAGTACCCCAAAGTCAGATTTAATGTCAATGCTGG GCACTCTCTTCCTATGGCTATTCTGGCCAAGCTTCAATTCTGTACTAGCTGAGAAGAACAAGAATACTATAATCTACAACACCTATTTTGCACTTGCAGTAAGTGCTGTAACTGCCTTCGCATTGTCTGTTCTGACCACGAAAGATGGAAAACTCAGGATG ACACATTTCCGCAGTGCAACACTAGCTGGTGGGATTACTATTGGCTATGTAGCACACAATATTCAGTATCCCTGGATTGCAATGATTTTGGGTCTGCTTGCTAGTGTGATCACCATAATAGGATCTCACTGTTTTCAG AGATGTTTTAATCCTATTCTCAAGATTTATGATGCCCCTGGAGTTCTTTACACTTTTGGCTtgcctgctgtgtttggagctCTTGCCCATGTCATTCTCTTTATAATAAAAAACTGGACAGATTTACCAAG CCATGGACATTTGATCCTGACTGACATTGGTACCTTCTGCCTGACCATCAGTATGGCCTTGATGTCAGGTTTTATTACAG
- the LOC134150225 gene encoding RH-like protein isoform X2, with product MSSNYYSFRNSVPWLIFLLEVVFIILFYFLFSSDGIPRSDIYPAFQDVSRMVIFGLGFFMAFLKRYGFSSTGFNLLIIALGVQWSVLMEGLLVSLFQTTKEDDLKSITKATMSMTAVVISSAAVLGKANPIQLIVMTVVEIVAFFLSRWINKMYLEIEDSVSMMHVHLFGAYFGLAVSFFFSEPSPEKNRSTPKSDLMSMLGTLFLWLFWPSFNSVLAEKNKNTIIYNTYFALAVSAVTAFALSVLTTKDGKLRMTHFRSATLAGGITIGYVAHNIQYPWIAMILGLLASVITIIGSHCFQRCFNPILKIYDAPGVLYTFGLPAVFGALAHVILFIIKNWTDLPSHGHLILTDIGTFCLTISMALMSGFITGPILNLKFLKTTPVSKYCDDQFYWEFPHLAVGF from the exons ATGTCTTCTAATTACTACAGTTTCCGAAACAGTGTGCCTTGGCTAATCTTTCTTTTGGAAGTTGTTTTTATCATCCTCTTTTACTTTTTGTTCTCAAGTGATGGTATACCCAGATCAGACATCTACCCAG CCTTTCAGGATGTCAGCCGTATGGTGATTTTTGGACTCGGCTTTTTCATGGCGTTTCTGAAAAGATACGGGTTTAGCAGCACTGGATTCAATCTCCTAATCATTGCACTTGGTGTCCAATGGTCTGTGCTGATGGAAGGTTTATTAGTTTCCTTGTTCCAAACAACAAAGGAAGATGATCTGAAAAG CATAACAAAAGCTACTATGAGTATGACTGCTGTGGTCATCTCCTCTGCAGCTGTTCTCGGGAAGGCTAATCCTATCCAGCTGATTGTGATGACAGTTGTGGAGATAGTGGCTTTCTTTTTGAGCAGATGGATCAACAAGATGTACCTGGAG ATTGAAGACAGTGTCAGCATGATGCATGTTCACCTGTTCGGAGCCTACTTTGGTCTAGCAgtctccttcttcttctctgAGCCCTCACCTGAGAAGAATAGGAGTACCCCAAAGTCAGATTTAATGTCAATGCTGG GCACTCTCTTCCTATGGCTATTCTGGCCAAGCTTCAATTCTGTACTAGCTGAGAAGAACAAGAATACTATAATCTACAACACCTATTTTGCACTTGCAGTAAGTGCTGTAACTGCCTTCGCATTGTCTGTTCTGACCACGAAAGATGGAAAACTCAGGATG ACACATTTCCGCAGTGCAACACTAGCTGGTGGGATTACTATTGGCTATGTAGCACACAATATTCAGTATCCCTGGATTGCAATGATTTTGGGTCTGCTTGCTAGTGTGATCACCATAATAGGATCTCACTGTTTTCAG AGATGTTTTAATCCTATTCTCAAGATTTATGATGCCCCTGGAGTTCTTTACACTTTTGGCTtgcctgctgtgtttggagctCTTGCCCATGTCATTCTCTTTATAATAAAAAACTGGACAGATTTACCAAG CCATGGACATTTGATCCTGACTGACATTGGTACCTTCTGCCTGACCATCAGTATGGCCTTGATGTCAGGTTTTATTACAG
- the LOC134150225 gene encoding RH-like protein isoform X1: MAARGAEGSGRWRLAAGRRRPRPLLPRPELRRGPVGRDGPRGSSEALAVLSDGIPRSDIYPAFQDVSRMVIFGLGFFMAFLKRYGFSSTGFNLLIIALGVQWSVLMEGLLVSLFQTTKEDDLKSITKATMSMTAVVISSAAVLGKANPIQLIVMTVVEIVAFFLSRWINKMYLEIEDSVSMMHVHLFGAYFGLAVSFFFSEPSPEKNRSTPKSDLMSMLGTLFLWLFWPSFNSVLAEKNKNTIIYNTYFALAVSAVTAFALSVLTTKDGKLRMTHFRSATLAGGITIGYVAHNIQYPWIAMILGLLASVITIIGSHCFQRCFNPILKIYDAPGVLYTFGLPAVFGALAHVILFIIKNWTDLPSHGHLILTDIGTFCLTISMALMSGFITGPILNLKFLKTTPVSKYCDDQFYWEFPHLAVGF; encoded by the exons ATGGCAGCCCGCGGAGCTGAGGGGAGCGGCCGTTGGCGGCTGGCggcagggcggcggcgcccgcgccctCTCCTGCCTCGTCCGGAGCTGCGGCGAGGCCCGGTGGGGCGGGACGGGCCTCGTGGTTCCTCCGAGGCTCTGGCGGTGCTGAG TGATGGTATACCCAGATCAGACATCTACCCAG CCTTTCAGGATGTCAGCCGTATGGTGATTTTTGGACTCGGCTTTTTCATGGCGTTTCTGAAAAGATACGGGTTTAGCAGCACTGGATTCAATCTCCTAATCATTGCACTTGGTGTCCAATGGTCTGTGCTGATGGAAGGTTTATTAGTTTCCTTGTTCCAAACAACAAAGGAAGATGATCTGAAAAG CATAACAAAAGCTACTATGAGTATGACTGCTGTGGTCATCTCCTCTGCAGCTGTTCTCGGGAAGGCTAATCCTATCCAGCTGATTGTGATGACAGTTGTGGAGATAGTGGCTTTCTTTTTGAGCAGATGGATCAACAAGATGTACCTGGAG ATTGAAGACAGTGTCAGCATGATGCATGTTCACCTGTTCGGAGCCTACTTTGGTCTAGCAgtctccttcttcttctctgAGCCCTCACCTGAGAAGAATAGGAGTACCCCAAAGTCAGATTTAATGTCAATGCTGG GCACTCTCTTCCTATGGCTATTCTGGCCAAGCTTCAATTCTGTACTAGCTGAGAAGAACAAGAATACTATAATCTACAACACCTATTTTGCACTTGCAGTAAGTGCTGTAACTGCCTTCGCATTGTCTGTTCTGACCACGAAAGATGGAAAACTCAGGATG ACACATTTCCGCAGTGCAACACTAGCTGGTGGGATTACTATTGGCTATGTAGCACACAATATTCAGTATCCCTGGATTGCAATGATTTTGGGTCTGCTTGCTAGTGTGATCACCATAATAGGATCTCACTGTTTTCAG AGATGTTTTAATCCTATTCTCAAGATTTATGATGCCCCTGGAGTTCTTTACACTTTTGGCTtgcctgctgtgtttggagctCTTGCCCATGTCATTCTCTTTATAATAAAAAACTGGACAGATTTACCAAG CCATGGACATTTGATCCTGACTGACATTGGTACCTTCTGCCTGACCATCAGTATGGCCTTGATGTCAGGTTTTATTACAG